The Pseudomonas azotoformans genome has a segment encoding these proteins:
- the sctJ gene encoding type III secretion system inner membrane ring lipoprotein SctJ, with the protein MPSPNRALRLLLIGLLASLLQACNTDLYTNLSERDANAMVAVLLRGGIPAERKAQDNGQLKVVVDESRFAEAMTLLDNAGLPQQSFSNMGEVFKGNGLVSSPVQERAQMIYALSEELSHSVSQIDGIVAARVHVVLPDNDLLKRVISPSSASVLVRYDPGTDINTLIPQIKTLVANGISGLSYDGVSVTAIKAAVAISNNPAQPRLARFMGLWLLEDNLTQARLMFGALLLIALGAVGVLARQQWTRRQSQALYVLKEGE; encoded by the coding sequence ATGCCAAGCCCCAACCGCGCCTTGCGCCTGCTGCTGATCGGCCTGCTCGCCAGCCTGTTGCAAGCCTGCAACACCGACCTCTACACCAACCTCAGCGAGCGCGATGCCAACGCCATGGTCGCGGTACTGCTGCGCGGTGGCATCCCGGCGGAACGCAAGGCCCAGGACAATGGCCAGCTCAAGGTAGTGGTCGATGAGTCACGCTTTGCCGAAGCCATGACCCTGCTCGACAACGCCGGCCTGCCGCAACAGAGCTTTTCCAATATGGGCGAGGTGTTCAAGGGCAATGGCCTGGTGTCGTCGCCGGTGCAGGAGCGAGCGCAGATGATCTATGCGCTGAGCGAAGAGCTGTCCCACTCGGTGTCGCAGATCGACGGCATCGTCGCCGCCCGCGTGCACGTGGTGCTGCCGGACAACGACTTGCTCAAACGCGTGATTTCGCCGTCGTCGGCCTCGGTATTGGTGCGTTACGACCCAGGCACCGACATCAATACGCTGATCCCGCAGATCAAGACCCTGGTCGCCAACGGTATTTCCGGCCTGAGTTACGACGGCGTTTCGGTGACGGCAATCAAAGCCGCTGTGGCCATCAGCAACAACCCGGCACAGCCGCGCCTGGCCCGCTTCATGGGCCTGTGGCTGCTGGAAGACAACCTGACCCAGGCGCGGCTGATGTTTGGTGCGCTTCTGTTGATCGCCCTCGGCGCCGTGGGAGTGCTGGCCCGTCAGCAATGGACGCGTCGCCAGTCCCAGGCGCTGTATGTGCTCAAGGAGGGTGAATGA
- a CDS encoding tetratricopeptide repeat protein, with protein sequence MSKNFLLASTLLLAACSSKPATDSDKSLQLANDLSKRGDYASAAALYERAAQQPGAGIELWLKLGQAKLDAKDALGAERAFQQALGFDAHNADALLGLGTAQLQLGKTQRAVTALGQAAEIGGLPVAYTRLGVAQILNGQAAAAQTAFAKSLSLKPDDLDNRCNLALAYALGGQSQLAVETIAPVAQSPRALPRHQRNELLVMVLAGYEQRVTGLPLDDIPAAERARLVTEAKRIKAISDPVAQARELGLVDPR encoded by the coding sequence ATGTCCAAGAATTTTCTGCTCGCCAGTACCCTGTTGCTGGCGGCCTGCTCCAGCAAGCCCGCGACCGATTCCGACAAGTCGTTGCAACTGGCCAATGACCTGAGCAAGCGCGGCGACTACGCCAGTGCGGCCGCGCTGTACGAGCGTGCGGCGCAGCAACCCGGTGCCGGCATCGAGTTGTGGCTCAAGCTCGGCCAGGCCAAGCTCGACGCCAAGGATGCGCTGGGCGCCGAGCGGGCTTTCCAGCAAGCCCTGGGGTTCGATGCGCACAATGCCGACGCCCTGCTCGGCCTGGGCACCGCGCAATTGCAGTTGGGCAAAACCCAGCGTGCCGTCACTGCCCTGGGCCAGGCGGCGGAGATTGGCGGGTTGCCAGTGGCCTACACCCGCCTGGGTGTGGCGCAGATCCTCAATGGCCAGGCCGCTGCGGCGCAAACCGCGTTCGCCAAGAGCCTGAGCCTCAAGCCCGACGACCTCGACAACCGCTGCAACCTGGCCCTGGCGTATGCGTTGGGTGGGCAGTCGCAGCTGGCGGTGGAGACCATCGCACCGGTCGCGCAGTCGCCCCGCGCCTTGCCCCGGCATCAGCGTAATGAGTTGTTGGTGATGGTGTTGGCGGGGTATGAGCAGCGGGTGACGGGGTTGCCGCTGGATGACATTCCAGCTGCCGAACGTGCACGGTTGGTGACGGAAGCCAAGCGCATCAAAGCCATCAGTGACCCGGTGGCGCAGGCTCGGGAGTTGGGGTTGGTAGACCCGCGATAA
- a CDS encoding type II and III secretion system protein family protein, with amino-acid sequence MMRFCVLLLSVFACVSQAQEIAAGAGGSIALASGEGRILHFVAPVDSVLVAEPNVADLQVVSPGTIYIFGKAPGNTSLIALGSDGKQLASLTLAVSSGSQAVSTPMQALHPGNGAQISGAGNRLVAKGTLGSVAEATDLNALLNPQGQGFQSAINTTEYAGSAQVNLRVRFAEVSRSELLHYGVNWNAMFNNGTFSFGLITGGPLAAATAGGLAAAGAGSGNVNIDGMLDALQANGVLQILAEPNITAMTGQTASFLAGGEVAIPVPVNRDLVGIEYKSFGVSLLFNPTLLPNGRIALQVRPEVSSVVSGGTVDFGNFHVPSFSVRRADTRVEVGSGQTFAIAGLFQRESSQDIEKLPLLGDLPILGNLFRSKRFQRNETELVILITPYLVEPVRGRTLATPLDAQPATAAATGPRSGGAFGFYMN; translated from the coding sequence ATGATGCGTTTTTGTGTGCTGTTGCTGAGTGTTTTTGCATGTGTGAGCCAGGCTCAGGAAATCGCGGCCGGCGCCGGGGGCTCGATTGCCCTGGCCTCCGGTGAAGGGCGCATCCTGCATTTTGTCGCGCCGGTGGATTCAGTACTGGTGGCCGAGCCGAATGTGGCCGACCTGCAAGTGGTGTCGCCGGGCACGATCTATATTTTCGGCAAGGCGCCGGGCAACACCAGCCTGATTGCCCTGGGCAGCGACGGCAAACAACTGGCGAGCCTGACCCTGGCCGTGAGCAGTGGCAGCCAGGCGGTGAGCACGCCGATGCAGGCACTGCACCCCGGCAACGGCGCACAGATCAGCGGCGCCGGTAACCGCCTGGTCGCCAAGGGCACCCTGGGTTCGGTGGCGGAAGCGACCGACCTGAATGCCTTGCTCAACCCTCAGGGGCAAGGTTTCCAGAGCGCGATCAACACCACCGAATACGCAGGCTCCGCCCAAGTGAACCTGCGTGTGCGTTTTGCCGAGGTGTCGCGCTCCGAGCTGCTGCACTACGGTGTGAACTGGAACGCCATGTTCAACAACGGCACCTTCTCCTTCGGCCTGATCACCGGCGGACCACTGGCCGCCGCCACGGCAGGCGGCTTGGCAGCAGCAGGTGCCGGTTCAGGCAACGTGAATATCGACGGCATGCTCGATGCGTTGCAGGCCAACGGCGTGTTGCAGATCCTAGCCGAACCGAATATCACCGCCATGACCGGCCAGACCGCGAGTTTCCTTGCGGGTGGCGAAGTGGCGATCCCGGTGCCAGTCAATCGTGACCTGGTGGGCATCGAATACAAGTCGTTCGGCGTGTCGTTGTTGTTCAACCCGACCCTGCTGCCCAACGGCCGCATCGCCCTGCAAGTGCGCCCCGAAGTCAGCAGCGTGGTCAGCGGCGGCACTGTGGATTTCGGCAACTTCCACGTGCCGTCCTTCAGCGTGCGTCGCGCCGATACGCGGGTGGAGGTCGGCAGTGGGCAGACCTTCGCCATCGCCGGGCTGTTCCAGCGTGAAAGCAGCCAGGACATCGAGAAACTGCCACTGCTGGGCGACCTGCCGATCCTCGGCAACCTGTTCCGCTCCAAGCGCTTCCAGCGCAATGAAACCGAACTGGTGATCCTCATCACCCCGTACCTGGTGGAGCCGGTGCGTGGTCGCACCCTCGCCACGCCCCTCGACGCACAACCGGCTACCGCAGCGGCCACCGGACCGCGCAGCGGCGGGGCGTTCGGTTTCTACATGAATTGA
- the sctV gene encoding type III secretion system export apparatus subunit SctV, whose protein sequence is MSALNRLNNLARLAAQRTDVIIVAFMLMAIVMMIIPLPTYLVDALIGLNIALSILILIVAFYIGHSVEFSALPPLILLSTLFRLSLSITTTRLILLHGDAGHIVKAFGDFVIAGQVVVGMVVFLIITVAQFVVITKGAERVAEVAARFTLDAMPGKQMSIDNDLRNGDIDQAEARRRRSRLERESQMFGAMDGAMKFVKGDAIAGLVILAVNLLGGMLIGMIERDMPFGVAVHTYSLLTVGDGLIAQIPALLISVAAGTVVTRVNSDGEAGDLGSEIIKQLGASYRALGLTALIMIGVSLLPGFPTWVFLGLSLVFGGAAFMMYRRHHRQPELEVLVETPEPVVEVQAELDDNLLPDTRVLLTLGSGMSQSAPRQLLRQRVEALCHDLRTELGVDMPVPGIYMEAKATPGSFRVSLEGVPVSEGELPINCLLVQDDPVHVQLLDIATVQADSPLNGRSAHWVERQHEDTLRNAGIGFLLPDEVLRGVLERSLRRYAADFLGIQETRLLLERTEATYGELVKEALRLVPLQRVAETLRLLVGEGVSIRNQRALLEAMVEWGARETDAGRLAEHLRAALARQISHQYADRNRVIGALVLAPGLEDQLRASLRRQEPQRELIPEEVSRALLAQLRQACDNTREVNSAVLLVHPELRRSLRRLVLRGELELAVLSFRELATEYNLQALVTISLTEISNRRAPVAASVTPLASAS, encoded by the coding sequence ATGAGTGCACTCAACCGCCTGAACAACCTGGCGCGCCTCGCTGCGCAGCGTACCGACGTGATCATCGTCGCGTTTATGCTGATGGCGATCGTGATGATGATCATCCCGCTGCCCACCTACCTGGTGGATGCGCTGATCGGCCTTAACATCGCCCTGAGCATCCTGATCCTGATCGTGGCGTTCTACATCGGCCATTCGGTGGAGTTTTCCGCGCTGCCGCCGCTGATCCTGTTGAGCACATTGTTTCGGTTGTCGCTGTCGATCACCACCACGCGTTTGATTCTGCTGCACGGCGACGCCGGCCATATCGTCAAGGCCTTCGGCGACTTTGTGATTGCCGGGCAAGTGGTGGTGGGCATGGTGGTGTTCCTGATCATTACCGTGGCGCAGTTCGTGGTGATCACCAAGGGGGCCGAGCGTGTGGCGGAAGTGGCTGCGCGCTTCACCCTGGACGCGATGCCCGGCAAACAGATGAGCATCGACAACGACCTGCGCAACGGCGACATCGATCAGGCCGAAGCCCGTCGCCGTCGCTCGCGCCTGGAACGTGAAAGCCAGATGTTCGGCGCGATGGATGGCGCCATGAAGTTCGTCAAAGGCGATGCCATCGCCGGTCTGGTGATCCTTGCGGTCAACCTGCTCGGCGGCATGTTGATCGGCATGATCGAGCGCGACATGCCCTTCGGCGTCGCGGTGCACACCTACTCGTTGCTGACTGTGGGTGACGGCCTGATCGCGCAGATTCCGGCGCTGCTGATTTCGGTGGCGGCGGGCACTGTGGTCACTCGCGTCAACAGCGACGGCGAAGCGGGGGACCTGGGCAGCGAGATCATCAAGCAACTGGGCGCCAGTTACCGTGCGCTGGGCTTGACCGCCTTGATCATGATTGGTGTGAGCCTGTTGCCGGGGTTCCCTACCTGGGTGTTCCTCGGTCTGTCCCTGGTGTTTGGTGGTGCGGCGTTCATGATGTACCGCCGCCATCACCGGCAGCCTGAGCTGGAAGTGCTGGTCGAGACGCCGGAACCGGTGGTCGAAGTGCAGGCCGAGCTGGATGACAACCTGCTGCCCGATACCCGTGTGCTGCTGACCCTCGGCAGCGGCATGTCCCAGAGCGCGCCGCGCCAACTGCTGCGCCAGCGCGTAGAAGCGCTGTGCCACGACCTGCGTACCGAACTCGGCGTGGACATGCCGGTGCCGGGCATCTACATGGAGGCCAAGGCCACGCCGGGCAGTTTCCGCGTGTCCCTGGAAGGCGTGCCGGTGAGCGAAGGCGAATTGCCGATCAACTGCCTGCTGGTGCAGGACGATCCGGTGCATGTGCAGCTGCTGGACATCGCCACTGTGCAGGCCGATTCCCCCCTCAATGGTCGCAGCGCCCACTGGGTCGAACGCCAGCACGAAGACACCCTGCGCAACGCCGGCATCGGCTTCCTGCTGCCCGACGAAGTATTGCGCGGCGTGCTGGAACGCAGCCTGCGTCGCTATGCCGCCGACTTCCTCGGCATCCAGGAAACCCGCCTGCTGCTGGAGCGCACCGAGGCGACCTACGGTGAACTGGTCAAGGAGGCCTTGCGCCTGGTGCCGCTGCAACGGGTGGCCGAAACCTTGCGCCTGTTGGTTGGCGAGGGCGTGTCGATCCGCAACCAGCGCGCTTTGCTGGAAGCCATGGTGGAGTGGGGCGCCCGCGAAACCGACGCCGGGCGCCTGGCCGAACACTTGCGCGCCGCGCTGGCGCGGCAGATCAGCCATCAATACGCCGACCGCAACCGCGTGATCGGTGCGCTGGTACTGGCGCCGGGCCTGGAAGATCAACTACGTGCCTCCTTGCGCCGCCAGGAGCCGCAGCGCGAACTGATTCCCGAAGAAGTCAGCCGCGCCTTGCTCGCCCAACTGCGCCAGGCCTGTGACAACACCCGCGAGGTCAACAGTGCGGTGTTGCTGGTGCACCCGGAACTGCGTCGCAGCCTGCGCCGCCTGGTACTGCGCGGTGAGCTGGAGCTGGCGGTGCTGTCGTTCCGCGAGCTGGCCACCGAGTACAACCTGCAAGCGCTGGTGACCATCAGCCTCACCGAAATCTCCAACCGCCGCGCGCCTGTCGCGGCTTCCGTCACCCCCCTGGCGTCCGCCTCATGA
- a CDS encoding tetratricopeptide repeat protein — translation MARENDDAVQLLKGIGELYRRNGQSQRALVMLLIAVSVAPHDGVLLRSLVLSFTDSGDAARALSALDRLVAMEGESASLLLLRARALWYGERKDEARQCFKRYLAARRAGA, via the coding sequence ATGGCCCGCGAAAACGACGACGCCGTGCAACTGCTCAAGGGCATTGGAGAACTGTATCGGCGCAATGGCCAGTCCCAGCGCGCCCTGGTGATGTTGCTGATTGCCGTCAGCGTCGCACCCCACGACGGTGTGTTGCTGCGCTCGCTGGTGCTGTCGTTCACCGACAGCGGCGACGCCGCCCGCGCCCTGAGTGCCCTGGACCGCCTGGTGGCAATGGAAGGCGAATCTGCCAGCCTGTTGCTGCTGCGCGCCCGTGCCTTGTGGTACGGCGAGCGCAAGGACGAAGCGCGCCAATGCTTCAAACGCTACCTGGCCGCACGCAGGGCTGGCGCATGA
- a CDS encoding SctD/MshK family protein — protein MTALISLGPVAATGAPTLTVTGGLHQGSSLVLDQPVYTLGADLAADLVLTDPGIAGLHLRLRFEGDHVAVEALGGDVLLAGNVRIPHGNGHRARLPLQLRIGTAGVSLAVPGGVEKPSDAPRKITPWIVATVLLFICAGALAVRSEAPLLPAPVAVDEVAPLKKPSREQAKAWLEQQLQTARLDTVKISDSNGQLSATGTFEQSQKPQWLALQQAFDQRYGQQVVLNPRVTARADAAAPRVRFQAVWFGAQPYVINDSGKRLYPGAALADNWVLERIENNQVILARGEERFTFTL, from the coding sequence ATGACAGCCTTGATTTCCTTGGGGCCGGTCGCCGCTACTGGCGCACCGACCTTGACCGTGACCGGTGGTTTGCACCAGGGCAGTTCCCTGGTGCTCGACCAGCCGGTCTATACCCTCGGCGCCGACCTGGCGGCCGACTTGGTACTCACCGATCCCGGCATTGCCGGCCTGCACCTGCGCCTGCGGTTTGAAGGCGACCACGTGGCGGTCGAAGCGCTGGGCGGTGACGTGTTGCTCGCCGGCAATGTGCGTATTCCCCACGGCAACGGCCATCGCGCGCGATTGCCGTTGCAACTGCGGATCGGCACGGCGGGTGTGAGCCTGGCTGTGCCTGGTGGCGTTGAAAAACCGTCGGACGCCCCACGCAAAATCACCCCCTGGATTGTCGCGACCGTCCTGCTGTTTATCTGTGCAGGGGCGCTGGCGGTTCGTAGCGAAGCGCCACTGTTGCCCGCACCGGTCGCTGTCGATGAGGTTGCACCACTGAAAAAACCGTCCCGCGAGCAAGCCAAAGCCTGGTTGGAGCAGCAGCTACAAACCGCCCGCTTGGACACCGTGAAAATCAGTGACAGCAACGGCCAGCTCAGCGCCACCGGCACCTTTGAACAGTCGCAAAAGCCACAGTGGCTGGCCTTGCAGCAGGCGTTTGACCAGCGCTACGGCCAGCAGGTCGTGCTCAACCCGCGTGTGACGGCCCGCGCCGATGCCGCCGCGCCGCGCGTGCGCTTCCAGGCCGTATGGTTTGGCGCCCAGCCCTACGTGATCAACGACAGCGGCAAGCGCCTGTACCCCGGCGCAGCCCTGGCGGACAACTGGGTGCTGGAACGCATCGAAAACAACCAAGTGATCCTCGCCCGTGGCGAGGAGCGCTTCACCTTCACGCTGTGA
- a CDS encoding winged helix-turn-helix domain-containing protein — protein sequence MNDSPTTLLDNDGCAEIHFGPYRLLPKRHQLLKHGQPVNLGSRALTLLIALASRPGELLKKTELLDIAWPKLVVEECNLRTQIKTLRRTLGDEEALYIATAPGLGYRFVAPTWFERAPKPAVREPVVLGVYGCRHCRGAGMVPLFAQMGMQNS from the coding sequence ATGAATGATTCACCCACAACGCTCCTCGACAACGACGGTTGCGCTGAGATTCACTTCGGCCCTTATCGACTGCTCCCCAAGCGCCATCAATTGCTCAAGCACGGGCAACCCGTGAACCTCGGCAGCCGCGCGCTGACACTGCTGATCGCCCTCGCCTCGCGCCCCGGCGAACTGCTGAAAAAAACCGAACTGCTCGACATTGCCTGGCCGAAACTGGTGGTGGAGGAATGCAACCTGCGCACGCAGATCAAGACCCTGCGCCGTACCCTCGGTGACGAGGAAGCGTTGTACATCGCCACGGCACCCGGCCTGGGTTACCGCTTTGTGGCGCCGACCTGGTTCGAGCGGGCACCAAAACCGGCGGTGAGAGAACCGGTGGTGCTGGGTGTGTATGGCTGCCGCCATTGTCGCGGCGCGGGGATGGTGCCGCTGTTTGCACAGATGGGTATGCAAAACAGTTGA
- the sodC gene encoding superoxide dismutase family protein, which produces MNRSLLLGLLSVFAVGSAQAASLQVPVNLVSADGAPQPVGSITISESAYGLIFTPDLKSLPMGVHGFHIHENGSCEAGVKDGVKVAALAAGGHFDPEKTGKHLGPYADGHLGDLPALYVNMDGTSNNPVLAPRLKSLAQIKGHALMIHAGGDNHSDMPKPLGGGGERLVCGVI; this is translated from the coding sequence ATGAATCGCTCTCTTCTGCTCGGCCTGCTCAGTGTCTTCGCGGTCGGCTCCGCCCAGGCGGCGTCGTTGCAAGTCCCGGTCAACCTGGTCAGTGCCGATGGTGCGCCACAGCCCGTCGGTAGCATCACCATCAGTGAATCGGCCTACGGCTTGATTTTCACCCCTGATCTCAAATCCTTGCCAATGGGCGTGCACGGCTTTCATATCCATGAAAACGGCAGCTGTGAAGCGGGTGTGAAAGACGGCGTGAAAGTCGCGGCACTGGCCGCCGGCGGACACTTCGACCCGGAAAAAACCGGCAAGCACCTGGGCCCTTACGCCGACGGCCACTTGGGTGACCTGCCGGCGCTGTACGTGAACATGGACGGCACCTCGAACAACCCGGTGCTCGCGCCCCGCTTGAAAAGCCTGGCGCAGATCAAGGGCCACGCGCTGATGATCCATGCCGGCGGCGACAACCATTCCGACATGCCCAAGCCATTGGGCGGTGGCGGTGAGCGACTGGTGTGCGGCGTGATTTAA
- a CDS encoding Dyp-type peroxidase encodes MSQYQPGILAAPVPLQARHLFFAVDSLAAVPAALDALVQLTDSAAVVGFGEPLVNALGARIEGLRTFPTVSGPGAHNPSTQQALWVWLHGVDRGELLLRSRAFEKALAPAFRLVQMTEGFRYKTGFDLTDYEDGTENPHDDAAVEAALTDSGASFAAIQQWQHDLDGFAALPAQERDHIIGRRHGDNEELDDAPESAHTKRTAQESFTPEAFVVRRSMPWAENGQAGLMFLAFGHSFDAFEAQLRRMSGLEDGIVDGLYRISTPLTGGYYWCPPIKDGHLDLSALA; translated from the coding sequence ATGAGTCAGTACCAGCCGGGCATTCTTGCCGCACCGGTGCCGTTGCAGGCACGCCATCTGTTTTTTGCCGTGGATTCACTGGCCGCGGTGCCCGCTGCGTTGGACGCGCTGGTGCAGTTGACCGATTCGGCGGCGGTGGTGGGTTTTGGCGAACCACTGGTGAATGCCTTGGGCGCCCGGATTGAAGGCTTGCGCACATTCCCCACGGTCAGCGGGCCGGGCGCGCATAACCCGTCAACCCAACAGGCGTTGTGGGTATGGCTGCACGGCGTGGATCGCGGTGAATTGCTGTTGCGCAGCCGCGCCTTCGAAAAGGCCCTGGCCCCGGCGTTCCGCCTGGTGCAGATGACCGAAGGCTTCCGCTACAAGACCGGCTTCGACCTCACCGACTACGAAGACGGCACCGAGAACCCCCACGATGACGCGGCGGTTGAAGCGGCCCTGACCGACAGCGGCGCCAGCTTTGCCGCGATCCAGCAGTGGCAGCACGACCTCGACGGCTTCGCCGCCTTGCCTGCGCAAGAGCGCGACCACATCATCGGTCGCCGCCATGGCGACAACGAAGAACTCGACGACGCCCCCGAGTCCGCCCACACCAAACGCACCGCCCAGGAAAGCTTCACCCCGGAAGCCTTCGTAGTGCGTCGTTCCATGCCATGGGCCGAGAACGGCCAAGCCGGGTTGATGTTTCTCGCGTTCGGCCATTCCTTCGACGCGTTCGAAGCGCAACTGCGCCGCATGAGCGGGCTGGAAGATGGGATTGTCGATGGCCTGTACCGCATCAGCACACCGTTGACCGGCGGTTACTACTGGTGCCCGCCGATCAAGGATGGGCACCTGGACCTGAGCGCGCTGGCTTAA